The following are from one region of the Lytechinus variegatus isolate NC3 chromosome 4, Lvar_3.0, whole genome shotgun sequence genome:
- the LOC121412556 gene encoding cytochrome P450 4F6-like, translating into MAFWNVGPAAVLLLTVIIISLGYKCLHWMMAIWGELKRIMHIRRTLPGPKPHWLFGNVLQEPGPLTPGFEWHRNMAKTYPKLHVFWAAWKPMVIPTHPDSVRNIFNDKVGTVKSPMYGLFEEWLGNPMATLDGDLWKRHRRLITSTFHFNALKNYIPKINKVADTLISVISQRSEKDESLELHKTTSAFASDVILQCAFSFESDCQEHESEYAEAVAALSDVVTKRTMNPLLLFEFFFRRSSIYKVWREKINIIHTLQDKLISARKEQHRNSGCKEFHKGMDFLDTLLLASDARGGLTEKEMRDEINSFIFGGVDTTSSALTWLIYLLATHPEYQTMVQEEVDELFKDREILEVRSEDLHDTPFLMKCIKESQRMYSFVSPGRLLTEPLVVDGLTVPAGTEITIYAYQLHHNPEVWGDDHMTFKPSRFDRENVEGRDPFAFIPFSAGARNCIAQQFALQEIQIAAIRIFNKFGFSLVRDSKPVYRVVSVPQDEILLGIHPRNKD; encoded by the exons ATGGCATTTTGGAATGTTGGTCCAGCGGCAGTTCTGCTATTAACAGTGATCATCATTTCGTTAGGATACAAATGTCTTCACTGGATGATGGCAATATGGGGAGAACTGAAGAGGATTATGCATATTCGACGTACTCTTCCAGGCCCCAAACCTCACTGGTTGTTCGGCAATGTCTTACAAGAACCTGGACCGCTAACCCCTGGGTTTGAGTGGCATCGTAACATGGCTAAGACTTATCCCAAACTCCACGTCTTCTGGGCTGCTTGGAAACCTATGGTAATACCTACTCACCCAGACTCGGTGAGGAATATATTCAATGATAAAGTTGGCACGGTCAAG AGTCCTATGTATGGTCTATTTGAAGAATGGTTGGGTAATCCTATGGCTACTTTAGATGGTGACCTGTGGAAGAGACACCGAAGGCTCATAACAAGCACTTTCCATTTTAACGCTCTTAAGAACTACATCCCCAAGATAAATAAG GTTGCAGACACCTTGATTTCCGTTATTTCACAACGGAGCGAGAAGGACGAGTCTCTTGAACTTCATAAAACTACAAGTGCTTTTGCCAGCGATGTCATCCTACAATGTGCCTTTTCCTTTGAATCTGATTGTCAGGAACACGAGTCTGAATACGCAGAAGCTGTGGCTGCTCTATCAGATGTTGTCACGAAGAG GACAATGAATCCTCTTCTTCTCTTCGAGTTTTTCTTCCGACGGTCTTCAATATACAAGGTTTGGAGAGAGAAGATCAACATCATTCACACACTCCAGGATAAACTCATATCAGCTCGCAAGGAGCAACACCGAAATAGTGGGTGTAAG GAATTTCACAAAGGAATGGACTTCTTGGACACTCTCCTGTTAGCAAGCGATGCACGCGGTGGACTCactgaaaaagaaatgagagatGAG ATTAATAGTTTCATCTTTGGTGGGGTTGATACGACGTCTAGCGCCCTCACTTGGCTGATATACTTGTTGGCTACTCATCCAGAATACCAGACCATGGTTCAGGAGGAAGTTGATGAACTTTTCAAGGATCGTGAGATTCTTGAAGTTCGCAG TGAAGACCTCCATGATACTCCGTTTCTGATGAAATGCATCAAGGAAAGTCAGCGTATGTACTCGTTTGTATCGCCAGGCCGCCTCCTAACCGAACCATTGGTTGTCGATGGTCTAACCGTTCCAGCAGGAACCGAGATTACAATCTACGCGTACCAACTCCATCACAATCCTGAAGTTTGGGGAGACGATCACATGACATTCAAACCAAGCCGCTTCGATCGCGAGAACGTTGAGGGTCGAGATCCCTTCGCTTTCATTCCCTTCTCCGCTGGAGCGCGCAACTGCATTGCGCAGCAGTTCGCGCTTCAGGAGATTCAAATAGCCGCGATTCGAATTTTCAACAAGTTTGGATTTTCTTTGGTACGAGACTCCAAACCAGTCTACAGAGTAGTCAGTGTGCCACAGGATGAAATACTTCTTGGTATTCATCCTCGGAATAAAGACTAA